One genomic window of Quercus robur chromosome 6, dhQueRobu3.1, whole genome shotgun sequence includes the following:
- the LOC126733150 gene encoding aldehyde dehydrogenase family 3 member F1-like translates to MEEVENSLGNLRQCFRSGRTRSVAWRKNQIRAVLKLIHDKEDAIFEALQQDLGKHPVETFRDEIGVVKKSANYALSNIKKWMAPKKQPLPLVFFPSKGEVLPEPYGVVLIFGSWNFPISVALDPLIGALSAGNAVVIKPSEQAPACASFLANMLPLYLDDSAIKVILGGANESEQLLQHKWDKIFFTGSTRVASRVMTAAAKHLTPVTLELGGKCPAILDSLSSPSDMKVAVKRIVGGKWGACNGQACIGIDYVLVEDKFKSTLIEILQKYIKRFYGENPRKSGSISRIINKNHFERLQNLLKDPFVADSIVHGGSLDEEALYIEPTILLNPPLNADIMNEEIFGPLLPIITVDNIRESVDFINSRPKPLAIYAFTKDETFKRQILAETSSGSVTFNDALVQFLCDTLPFGGVGQSGIGRYHGKYSFDTFSHEKTVMQRAFFPELEPRYPPWNDFKLKFIRLAYDFDYLGLLLLMLNLKR, encoded by the exons ATGGAGGAAGTAGAGAACAGCTTGGGCAATCTAAGGCAATGCTTTAGGAGTGGTAGAACACGAAGTGTTGCATGGAGGAAAAACCAGATAAGGGCTGTGCTTAAGCTCATCCATGACAAAGAAGATGCTATATTCGAAGCTCTTCAACAAGATCTTGGAAAGCATCCGGTTGAAACTTTCCGTGATGAG ATCGGGGTTGTGAAAAAATCTGCAAATTATGCTTTGAGCAATATAAAGAAATGGATGGCCCCTAAGAAg CAACCTCTGCCTTTGGTGTTCTTCCCATCAAAAGGAGAAGTGCTGCCCGAACCGTATGGTGTGGTTCTCATATTTGGATCTTGGAACTTCCCTATCT CCGTGGCACTGGACCCATTAATAGGAGCTCTATCTGCGGGGAATGCAGTGGTGATAAAACCATCAGAGCAAGCTCCAGCATGCGCTTCTTTTCTAGCTAATATGCTCCCTCTTTACTTGGATGACAGTGCGATTAAAGTGATTTTGGGTGGAGCAAATGAAAGTGAGCAACTGCTGCAGCACAAATGGGATAAAATATTCTTTACTG GAAGCACGCGAGTGGCGTCTCGAGTCATGACTGCGGCTGCAAAGCATTTGACACCTGTTACTCTTGAGTTGGGAGGAAAATGCCCTGCAATCCTGGATTCTCTCTCCAGTCCTTCAGATATGAAG GTGGCAGTCAAACGAATTGTAGGAGGGAAGTGGGGGGCGTGCAATGGGCAGGCATGTATAGGAATAGATTATGTACTCGTTGAAGACAAGTTCAAGTCTACTCTG atAGAAATATTACAGAAGTATATCAAGAGATTCTATGGAGAGAACCCAAGAAAATCTGGAAGTATTTCCAGAATAATAAACAAGAACCACTTTGAGAGATTGCAGAATCTTCTTAAGGACCCCTTTGTTGCAGATTCCATTGTTCATGGTGGTTCATTAGATGAAGAAGCACT GTATATTGAGCCCACAATATTGTTAAACCCTCCTCTTAATGCTGATATCATGAATGAAGAAATCTTTGGCCCTCTGCTTCCAATAATCACT GTGGATAACATTCGTGAAAGCGTTGACTTCATAAATTCAAGGCCAAAACCTCTTGCTATTTATGCCTTTACAAAAGATGAAACATTCAAGAGACAGATTTTAGCTGAAACATCCTCAGGAAGTGTTACATTCAACGATGCCCTAGTTCAA TTCCTATGTGATACTTTACCATTTGGAGGTGTTGGTCAGAGTGGCATTGGAAGGTACCATGGTAAGTACTCTTTTGATACTTTCAGCCATGAGAAAACAGTTATGCAAAGAGCCTTCTTCCCTGAACTTGAGCCTAGGTATCCACCATGGAACGACTTCAAGCTGAAATTTATAAGATTGGCATACGATTTTGACTATCTTGGATTACTCCTCCTCATGCTGAATTTGAAAAGATAG
- the LOC126689955 gene encoding uncharacterized protein LOC126689955 has protein sequence MDAAPPIVAKMQAMKEQMEVMMNALKGQVSSDLDDLREDEMLRSYITRFNKKAFSIDEADDKILMTAFTNGLRKGKFLFSLYKNDPKTISEVLYRATKYMNAEDALLARKDKPRKKERQEDTRHDREHKMSRTGDRRDDRRSKPSTGRFTSFTPLTAPID, from the exons ATGGATGCGGCTCCGCCTATTGTCGCGAAGATGCAGGCAATGAAGGAGCAAATGGAAGTTATGATGAACGCCCTCAAGGGACAAGTATCCAGCGATCTTGATGACCTA CGAGAGGACGAGATGCTGAGGTCCTACATAACTCGTTTCAACAAGAAGGCCTTCTCAATTGACGAGGCAGACGACAAGATACTCATGACAGCATTCACTAATGGGCTACGAAAGGGTAAGTTCCTATTTTCTCTATACAAGAACGATCCAAAGACCATATCGGAAGTGCTTTACAGGGCTACCAAGTATATGAATGCAGAGGACGCACTGCTGGCCCGCAAAGATAAGcctagaaaaaaagaaagacaggAGGATACACGACATGATAGGGAGCACAAAATGTCTAGGACCGGAGATCGACGGGATGATAGACGCTCCAAACCCTCTACTGGgaggttcacaagcttcaccccGTTAACTGCCCCAATAGATTAA
- the LOC126689956 gene encoding uncharacterized protein LOC126689956 — MQIKNEGTLTFPGKLKGDPSKRLRDKYCRFHRDHGHDTADCYDLKQQIEALIRQGKLQRFVSKEKANPPQEQTLRRENERPRPPIADIRMIIGGTATSGSSKKARKTYLRMVQNVQLTGTIPKMARINNPVIGFSEEDARKLHHSHDEALVVSLRVGDYNMHQVLVDNGSSTDILYYPAFQHMRVNREQLVSVDAPLVDLGGMRVFPIGAVTLTVTVGDYPQQITKEITFLVVDCTSTYNVILRRPTLNSWKAVISTYHLMIKFSTDYGVGELRGY; from the coding sequence ATGCAGATAAAAAACGAAGGAACTCTGACGTTCCCCGGCAAGTTGAAGGGAGATCCCAGCAAGAGACTAAGGGATAAGTATTGCCGCTTCCATCGAGACCACGGGCACGACACGGCTGACTGCTACGATCTAAAACAGCAGATAGAGGCCCTTATAAGACAAGGGAAACTACAGAGGTTCGTAAGCAAGGAAAAAGCGAATCCGCCCCAAGAGCAAACCCTACGACGGGAGAATGAGCGCCCAAGACCGCCTATTGCAGACATAAGAATGATCATAGGGGGCACGGCAACCTCTGGGTCTTCCAAAAAAGCTAGGAAAACCTACCTAAGAATGGTCCAGAACGTCCAGCTCACAGGCACTATACCCAAGATGGCACGGATCAACAACCCCGTCATCGGATTTTCGGAAGAAGATGCTCGAAAGCTGCACCACTCGCATGACGAAGCACTTGTTGTCAGCCTAAGGGtaggagactacaacatgcaccaGGTTCTGGTCGACAACGGCAGTTCGACGGACATCTTGTATTACCCGGCTTTTCAGCATATGAGAGTTAACAGAGAACAATTGGTCTCGGTTGATGCCCCTCTAGTTGACTTAGGAGGGATGAGAGTGTTCCCCATCGGTGCTGTCACATTGACAGTAACGGTGGGAGATTACCCCCAGCAGATCACTAAGGAaataacattcttggtggtcgactGTACGTCCACTTACAATGTCATTCTCAGACGACCCAccctcaactcgtggaaggctgTAATTTCAACATACCATTTAATGATCAAATTCTCAACGGATTATGGAGTCGGAGAACTGCGTGGATATTAG